A genomic segment from Halorubrum depositum encodes:
- a CDS encoding helix-turn-helix transcriptional regulator, with product MNSLASDSPIADIGYLSRSEHRIPMLVALTERPRSRSELCELTEMSSSTVRRTLSEFEDRAWVRKDGYKYVATRLGEAIATGMEDLIELFETERKLRDIWHWLPDEMVEVPIETWDETTVTLSEPDSPYRPVNRFKSLLRQTNEVRYLRPEVALMEPCFDVLLSLIDASVDITLVDRPRCHAYFITTYPERSLEMEKRDNFTVLEHDELPKCGIGLLETRVTISCYEQDSGSVQALIDTDVPAIREWAESTYASFETDARPVTPEAYME from the coding sequence ATGAATTCACTTGCCAGTGATTCGCCGATCGCCGACATCGGGTACCTCTCTCGATCCGAACATCGCATCCCGATGCTCGTCGCGCTGACGGAGCGTCCCCGGAGTCGCTCCGAACTCTGTGAGCTGACTGAGATGTCGTCGTCGACGGTCCGACGAACGTTAAGCGAATTCGAAGACCGCGCTTGGGTTCGAAAGGACGGGTACAAGTATGTGGCAACGCGGTTGGGAGAGGCCATCGCGACCGGGATGGAGGATCTGATCGAACTTTTCGAAACCGAGCGGAAGCTGCGTGACATCTGGCACTGGCTTCCAGACGAGATGGTTGAAGTCCCGATCGAGACATGGGATGAGACGACTGTCACACTTTCGGAGCCCGATTCACCCTACCGTCCCGTGAACCGATTCAAGTCGCTGCTCAGGCAGACGAACGAGGTCCGCTATCTCCGACCAGAGGTTGCCTTGATGGAGCCCTGCTTCGACGTGCTCCTCTCGTTGATCGACGCCAGTGTAGACATAACGTTAGTCGACCGACCGAGATGTCACGCATACTTCATCACGACGTATCCCGAGCGCAGTTTAGAGATGGAGAAACGAGACAATTTCACGGTTCTCGAGCATGACGAACTCCCCAAATGCGGAATTGGCCTGCTAGAAACCCGAGTTACCATCAGCTGTTACGAGCAGGACAGCGGGTCAGTCCAGGCACTGATCGACACCGACGTTCCGGCTATCCGCGAGTGGGCAGAATCGACGTATGCATCCTTCGAGACCGATGCGCGACCGGTCACCCCCGAAGCCTACATGGAGTGA
- a CDS encoding OsmC family protein, producing the protein MTDDRQLMHGIDLETLEGFAEHAAENPEAVQLGLGAAATYEGTAAHSLAKIDSYDLGGETVARETREYTVPYGAWKEVLDAGGWVGATDRIEPIEAALSALAACINVGITINAAANGVDIDRLRTRVGTDFDPAVLFSLAELKEADSVYENLTAEVEIDGEDIDDDLIDEWARRAPVYTLLSLAQDIQLHIKTPAEATGDD; encoded by the coding sequence ATGACTGACGACCGGCAACTCATGCACGGGATCGACCTCGAAACACTCGAAGGATTCGCCGAACACGCGGCCGAGAATCCCGAAGCCGTTCAGCTCGGCCTCGGGGCGGCCGCGACCTACGAGGGGACGGCCGCGCACAGCCTGGCAAAGATCGATAGCTACGACCTCGGCGGCGAGACAGTCGCTCGCGAGACGCGTGAATACACCGTTCCGTACGGCGCCTGGAAGGAGGTGCTGGACGCCGGTGGGTGGGTCGGTGCGACCGATCGAATCGAACCCATCGAAGCGGCGCTGTCTGCGCTCGCCGCCTGTATCAACGTCGGCATCACGATCAACGCCGCCGCGAACGGCGTCGACATCGACCGTCTTCGGACGCGCGTCGGGACGGATTTCGATCCGGCGGTCCTCTTTAGTCTCGCTGAACTCAAGGAGGCCGACTCGGTGTACGAGAATCTGACCGCGGAGGTCGAAATTGACGGGGAGGACATCGACGACGACCTGATCGATGAGTGGGCGCGACGAGCGCCCGTCTACACGCTGTTATCACTCGCTCAAGACATCCAGCTACACATCAAAACCCCCGCCGAAGCGACGGGAGACGACTGA
- a CDS encoding class I SAM-dependent methyltransferase, whose amino-acid sequence MSESLDTDKLEPINEAKLSELVATSLVDLGATVHAALVVIGDELGLYETLDDEGPLTSSELADRTETVERYVREWLRSQAAGGYVTYDTETDRYYLTPEQAHILADEESPVFMPGAFQLVGSVAKIGPELKEAFRTGEGIGWHEHDEDVFHGTERFFGPSYGAFLLDWVGALDGVDDGLKSGGRIVDVGCGHGAPTIRMAEAYPNSTVVGIDYHEESIEVARERAQEAGVADRVSFEAATAREYTGSDYDLVTMFNCYHDMGDPVGVAAHVRETLSENGAWMIVEPYADDQVENNLTPFGRLGYSISTLACTPNSLSQDVGYGLGAQAGEDRTREVVTGGGFTRFRRAAETPTSLVFEAKP is encoded by the coding sequence ATGAGTGAATCATTAGACACAGACAAACTCGAACCGATAAACGAAGCGAAACTAAGCGAACTCGTCGCGACTTCCCTCGTCGATCTCGGTGCGACGGTTCACGCCGCACTGGTCGTCATCGGCGACGAGCTCGGGCTGTACGAGACGCTTGATGACGAGGGGCCGCTCACGTCATCTGAACTCGCCGACAGAACCGAAACCGTCGAGCGGTACGTTCGTGAGTGGCTGCGCTCGCAGGCCGCGGGCGGGTACGTGACCTACGACACTGAGACTGACCGGTACTACCTCACCCCGGAGCAGGCGCACATCTTGGCCGACGAGGAGAGCCCCGTGTTCATGCCCGGTGCGTTCCAGCTGGTCGGGTCAGTGGCAAAGATAGGCCCCGAACTCAAGGAGGCTTTCCGAACGGGCGAAGGCATCGGCTGGCACGAACACGACGAGGACGTGTTCCACGGGACGGAACGTTTCTTCGGGCCGTCCTACGGGGCGTTCCTGCTCGACTGGGTCGGAGCGCTCGACGGCGTCGATGACGGGCTGAAATCGGGAGGCCGGATCGTCGACGTGGGATGTGGTCACGGCGCGCCGACGATCCGCATGGCCGAAGCGTACCCCAATTCGACTGTCGTCGGCATCGACTACCATGAGGAATCGATCGAGGTAGCGCGCGAGCGGGCGCAAGAGGCGGGTGTGGCCGACCGCGTTAGCTTCGAAGCGGCGACCGCGCGGGAGTACACCGGCTCCGACTACGACCTCGTGACGATGTTCAACTGCTACCACGACATGGGGGATCCCGTCGGGGTGGCTGCTCACGTTCGAGAGACGCTAAGCGAGAACGGTGCGTGGATGATCGTCGAACCGTACGCCGATGACCAGGTCGAAAACAATCTCACCCCGTTTGGCCGCCTCGGATACTCTATTTCGACACTTGCCTGTACGCCAAATTCGCTCAGTCAAGACGTCGGGTACGGGCTCGGCGCGCAGGCGGGAGAGGACCGAACGCGAGAGGTCGTCACCGGAGGCGGGTTCACGCGTTTCCGCCGGGCGGCCGAGACGCCGACCAGTCTGGTCTTCGAAGCAAAACCCTAA